The DNA sequence GAACCTGATTGTCATCCGTTCGCTCACGAAATGCTGCGCTATTCCGGGTTTGCGATTGGGCTATGTGGTCACTTCGGCGAAACTGGCAGAACGGCTTCGGAAGTTTCAGCAACCTTGGTCGGTAAACGCCTTGGCGCAGGAAGCCGGCAAATTCCTGATGGAACATTTGAAAGTTCATTCTTTTGATGCCCAGTCTATTCAGCAATTGTCGATGAAGCTTCAACAATCGATTGGTGAAATTTCCGGATTTAAAGTGATTCCTGCCAAAACTCCATATTTCCTGGTTGAGATGCAATTGGGAACGGCTGCCGAACTGAAAAAATTCCTGGTTCAGGAACACGGCATTCTGATTCGGGACGCTTCGAATTTCAACGGACTGGATGAACGGTATTTCAGGGTTTGTACCCGAAACGAATCCGATAATCAATTGCTGATTGATGGTTTGAAAAGCTATACGCAATGGAAATGACGCACGAACAGTTGATTATATCTTCACTATTGATTGGTTTTTTGCTCGATTGCCTGTTGGGCGATCCGCTTTGGTTGCCCCACCCCATCAGGCTTTTTGGCAACAGCATCTCGTTTTTTACTGAAAAGCTGAATCGCGGTAAAAACCGCAAATGGAAAGGAGCAGCAACGGCATTTGTTCTTATTGCGACCACTTTCTGGAGCTTTTGGTTAGTCCTAAAACTGGCCGAAAACAACGAAATGCTGTATGTTGTTTTGGCAAGCTTAGGTGTTTTTTACGGCCTGGCTAACCGTAGCCTCATTCAGGAAGCCTACAAAGTGATTTCGGCCTTGGAAAAGAACGGTCTGGAAGCCGGACGCGAACAGCTGAGCTACATTGTTGGTCGCGAAACCCGAAACCTTAACGAACAGCAAATCCGCATGGCAGTAATTGAGACAATGGCCGAGAATTTAAGCGATGGGGTAATTGCCCCGCTATTTTTTTATGCCCTGGGCGGCGTTCCGGCCATGCTGGCTTATAAAATGGCCAACACGCTCGATTCGATGATTGGCTATAAAAGTGAGAAGTACCGCGATTTCGGTTGGTTTGCAGCGCGGTTCGACGATGTGATTAATTTCATTCCGGCACGAATTACTGCCTTGCTAATGGTTATTCTCAGCTTTAGCTGGCGCGGACTGGTATATATTTTCCGCTACGGACATCAGCACAGTAGCCCCAATGCCGGATACCCCGAAGCTGCGCTGGCCGGAATCCTGAATTGCCGGTTTGGCGGCCCGAATGTTTATCACGGTACTTTGGTCGAGAAACCATACATTGGAAAGAACGTCAGGGAAATTACGAACCGCGATTTTTACAAGACCTGCGTTTTAAATTTCTTTACCTGTTTGGTGTTTGTCGGACTGATCTGTGTCAGTATAATATTTTTATACCACGGATAATGCAGATTTTCACTGCTATATGAATAAGTTGGATTTTAATCTGTATTTATCTGTGTAATCTGTGTTGAAAAACTTTACTTTTGCCTCCGGAAATGGTTCCAGAGTTGGTTGACAAGCCAACAAGGAATAATAGGGAATCCGGTGAAATACCGGAGCTGTACCCGCAGCTGTAAGCCTTAATTCAAACTTTTTGAAACTCCTGCCACTGTCCCGGTTTTGGGATGGGAAGGCCTCAAAAAGCAAGGCGAGCCAGAAGACCTGCCAGTTCCATGCACGTTAATCATAGCTTTCGGGATAAAAGCAATGGGGTGATCGTTTTCATCTGATTTATCCATTTGTTCCTTTTTTGTCAGCCCGGGATGTATCGGGAACATGTTGAAAGTTTATGGTCGACATTTTTTAATGTTTAACCATAAAAGAAGTGTTATGAATTTTAAACAAATGACCTTTGTTTGTATGGGATTGCTCTACTCGTTAGGCGCCGCAGCCGACCTGCTCGACTCAACCAAAGTGTATCCAATTCAGGAAGTTACTGTTCACGCGTCGCACATGGAACGCAAACTAAAAGACCTTCCTCAAAAAGTTGAGATTATTTCGCAAAGCCTCATCAAATCGTTGCCGTGCGAAAACCTTGCCGAAGTGCTTAAACGCACCACAAACCTCGACATTATTCAGTACCCCGGATTATCTGCTGCTGTTGGAATGCGTGGTTTTTCTCCAAGCGCCCACTCGCGCAGTTACACCTTATTGCTCATCGACGGAAAACCTGCCGGAACGACTAACCTGGCAACCATC is a window from the Aquipluma nitroreducens genome containing:
- the cbiB gene encoding adenosylcobinamide-phosphate synthase CbiB, with amino-acid sequence MEMTHEQLIISSLLIGFLLDCLLGDPLWLPHPIRLFGNSISFFTEKLNRGKNRKWKGAATAFVLIATTFWSFWLVLKLAENNEMLYVVLASLGVFYGLANRSLIQEAYKVISALEKNGLEAGREQLSYIVGRETRNLNEQQIRMAVIETMAENLSDGVIAPLFFYALGGVPAMLAYKMANTLDSMIGYKSEKYRDFGWFAARFDDVINFIPARITALLMVILSFSWRGLVYIFRYGHQHSSPNAGYPEAALAGILNCRFGGPNVYHGTLVEKPYIGKNVREITNRDFYKTCVLNFFTCLVFVGLICVSIIFLYHG